A single window of Hylaeus volcanicus isolate JK05 chromosome 8, UHH_iyHylVolc1.0_haploid, whole genome shotgun sequence DNA harbors:
- the LOC128880879 gene encoding small ubiquitin-related modifier-like → MSDNQEQKPEAGPGDANSEYIKLKVVGNDSNEIHFRVKMTTQMGKLKKSYSDRVGVPMTSLRFLFDGKRINDDETPKQLEMENDDVIEVYQEQTGGHY, encoded by the exons atGTCCGATAACCAG GAACAAAAACCCGAAGCCGGCCCTGGCGACGCGAATTCCGAATACATCAAGCTTAAAGTCGTTGGGAAC gacAGCAATGAAATTCACTTTAGGGTAAAGATGACTACTCAAATGGGTAAACTGAAGAAATCGTATAGCGATCGTGTG GGTGTTCCTATGACATCTCTAAGGTTTCTTTTTGATGGTAAAAGAATTAATGATGATGAAACACCAAAGCAG cTTGAAATGGAAAATGATGATGTTATTGAAGTATATCAAGAACAAACTGGTGGTCACtactga